A genome region from Microplitis demolitor isolate Queensland-Clemson2020A chromosome 1, iyMicDemo2.1a, whole genome shotgun sequence includes the following:
- the LOC103580033 gene encoding transmembrane protein 59 translates to MFVTNLRDMTNNKSIIILLVIIGINLTVAAVINDVKLKKDPCVILCDKIPVSFFLATDKLISDSVEGTKKCCQRGCRFFNLADSQQGIDKNELNDTKDACESSCSEAYQNVNERFACIVGCTFMAKQRIFDLVSILSAALSTEDDLIAHHFLVTSIDMPDNTILSDPGLKKEILPGWWDTEGFKLPQTFIKSVPQDSAAMDYNISPDYSSEQDQSFPWPATNWLQCASKHTGIPRWILSCSIIIGVIAVIWIVIVSEKSADSKVNDNNNKSINDSNNDEHSRVILIYPNDKTPPDYAECVNEEKKLIT, encoded by the exons ATGTTTGTAACCAATCTGAGAGatatgacaaataataaaagtataattattttgctaGTAATTATTGGAATTAATTTGACAGTTGCTGCTGTTATCAATGacgtaaaacttaaaaaagaTCCATGTGTTATATTGTGTGATAAAATACcggtatcattttttttggcaACTGATAAACTTATAAGTGATTCg gTTGAAGGCACCAAGAAATGCTGTCAGAGAGgttgtagattttttaatctcgCGGACTCGCAGCAGggaattgataaaaatgaacTGAATGACACCAAGGACGCCTGTGAatcat CGTGTTCAGAAGCCTACCAAAATGTCAACGAGAGATTTGCCTGCATCGTCGGATGCACTTTCATGGCCAAACAGCGGATTTTTGACCTGGTGTCCATATTATCAGCGGCTCTGTCAACCGAAGACGATTTGATTGCTCATCACTTCCTGGTAACTTCAATAGACATGCCGGACAATACGATTCTTAGTGACCCCGGGTTGAAGAAAGAAATTTTACCCGGGTGGTGGGACACCGAAGGATTTAAATTACCCCAGACTTTTATTAAATCCGTTCCGCAGGACTCAGCA gcAATGGATTATAACATATCCCCGGATTATTCAAGCGAGCAGGATCAATCATTCCCATGGCCAGCAACAAATTGGCTGCAGTGCGCATCCAAACATACTGGGATCCCGCGCTGGATCCTCAGCTGCTCCATAATTATTGGAGTGATAGCAGTAATTTGGATCGTAATTGTCAGTGAAAAGTCGGCTGACTCAAaagtaaatgataataataataaaagtattaatgaCAGCAACAATGACGAACACAGCAgagttattttgatttatccgAATGATAAGACTCCGCCTGATTACGCGGAGTGCGTCAATGAAGAAAAGAAATTgataacataa
- the LOC103580030 gene encoding general transcriptional corepressor trfA, producing the protein MQQHRVDAQILYEEQILEAIDQLRRRKARPDADRICNYLLRKFCVDARDTIADLHRLIEAEKVIQVDYKGNTSYRNASKWSRLQLYKNRPEGFVKDKLNSAVVAGAVAELVIEEPDYLDQGVPALRLVEQLLDGISNPTSRKMVEDFLNKEVANGNIIRSANGNYSLVATSDTSNTTLNSTISSSSTPSTPSPKSNNFHHNLENEIMITCASKRYARDSTNGIPSDSNTNSNCNVSASVNANDSTITSAEVFNYDNNSLLITDSRSSTPKINSPRPTVGSNNINSTGNNNGNGIVTSKRDQQCFEVAVAVKEPNSPEESVTKDDLVLRCEDSNPMSIPIITQKREPKHDLVNTSNLKRTSKSERKQRLMVRADDSMDIEIKFDEIKYERTENKFCNDSKVDKLKEKEKEKEKEKEKEKEKEKEKEKEKEKDKDKDDNGALSEEKEDEEAEAERSSANPSPTLSNSVGGFRSARRKRAKKVFDPSDNNVVKRKRGRQSATSIKATLQATTQDSQDSTSAKSNAKETPGRKCSLCYKDKSESLVPCRDCTVRAHPSCIYSPDDLVLKSGSSWQCERCKSCTVCCETSDVGPLITCHSCDDAYHHSCHTPRVTKSNSKWQCCECNQKHHSGKQTANAPVPVSAPASLPASTPTPAPGPVIITIASTTAAPIPAPTAAPRSESPPQTPILPPVLSPQVSPSRESLDHTEDETTPRDSVIDPNIPDASDWTSEQVYQYFARLFPKEAEVFRVQDIDGHSLLLMKRSDVLIGLDLLLGPALKIYRHVLKLQLRRDETRFYWL; encoded by the exons atgcaGCAGCACAGAGTTGATGCACAAATACTTTACGAAGAGCAAATTTTGGAAGCTATTGATCAGTTAAGACGACGAAAAGCGCGACCGGATGCTGATCGCATATGCAATTACTTGCTGAGAAAATTTTGTGTCGACGCACGGGACACCATCGCCGACTTGCACCGTCTGATAGAAGCTGAGAAGGTCATCCAGGTGGACTACAAAGGCAACACCTCGTACCGCAATGCGTCCAAGTGGTCGAGACTCCAGCTGTACAAAAACCGCCCCGAGGGATTTGTGAAGGACAAACTGAACTCCGCCGTGGTCGCCGGTGCGGTCGCCGAGCTGGTAATCGAGGAGCCGGACTACCTGGACCAAGGAGTCCCAGCACTAAGACTGGTCGAGCAGCTCCTAGACGGCATCTCCAACCCGACCTCCCGAAAGATGGTCGAGGACTTCCTCAACAAGGAAGTAGCCAACGGCAACATAATCAGGTCAGCAAATGGCAATTACTCGCTAGTCGCCACCAGTGACACCAGCAACACAACATTGAACTCGACTATTTCTTCATCATCCACTCCGTCGACGCCCTCGCCAAAGTCTAATAATTTCCACCATAATTTGGAGAATGAAATCATGATTACTTGCGCCAGCAAACGGTACGCACGTGACAGTACCAATGGTATTCCCTCAGACAGTAATACTAATTCTAATTGTAATGTCAGTGCCAGTGTCAATGCTAATGACTCAACAATAACTTCCGCAGAAGtgtttaattatgataataacagTTTATTGATTACTGATTCACGGTCGAGTACACCGAAAATAAACAGCCCGCGACCTACTGTTGGTAGCAACAACATTAATTCCACTGGTAATAACAACGGTAATGGAATTGTTACAAGCAAACGTGATCAGCAATGTTTTGAAGTGGCAGTTGCTGTGAAGGAACCGAATTCTCCAGAAGAATCAGTGACTAAGGATGACCTGGTACTGCGGTGCGAAGACAGCAATCCAATGTCGATACCAATTATTACACAGAAAAGAGAACCTAAACATGATTTGGTTAATACTTCTAACCTTAAACGCACGTCTAAGTCGGAACGTAAGCAACGTTTGATGGTTAGAGCTGATGATTCCATGGATATTGAGATTAAGTTTGATGAAATAAAGTATGAGAGGACGGAGAACAAGTTTTGCAATGATAGCAAAGTTGATAAGCTGAAGGAgaaggaaaaagaaaaagaaaaggaaaaagagaaagaaaaggaaaaagagaaagagaaggaAAAGGAGAAAGAAAAAGACAAGGATAAGGATGACAACGGTGCCTTGAGTGAAGAGAAAGAGGACGAGGAAGCTGAGGCTGAAAGAAGTTCTGCTAATCCTTCGCCGACTTTGTCTAATTCTGTTGGGGGATTCCGCAGCGCGAGACGgaag agagCCAAGAAAGTCTTTGACCCATCGGACAACAACGTGGTGAAGCGTAAGCGAGGAAGACAGTCGGCTACAAGTATAAAAGCAACTTTGCAAGCTACCACCCAGGATTCACAGGATTCAACTTCTGCTAAGTCGAATGCCAAAGAAACTCCTGGTAGAAAGTGCAGTCTCTGTTACAAAGACAAGTCTGAAAGTCTCGTTCCTTGTCGTGATTGTACTGTCagag cACATCCTAGTTGCATTTATTCTCCCGATGACCTGGTACTTAAATCCGGTAGCAGTTGGCAGTGCGAACGCTGCAAAAGTTGTACAGTCTGTTGCGAAACGTCTGACGTC ggACCTCTGATAACATGCCACTCATGTGACGACGCGTACCATCACTCGTGTCACACCCCGCGAGTCACCAAGTCAAATTCCAAATGGCAGTGCTGCGAGTGCAACCAGAAGCACCATTCCGGCAAGCAGACAGCCAATGCCCCAGTACCAGTATCTGCACCAGCTTCCTTACCAGCGTCAACACCAACCCCAGCTCCAGGTCCAGTTATCATCACCATCGCCTCAACAACAGCAGCTCCAATCCCAGCGCCCACCGCAGCACCCAGATCAGAATCTCCCCCGCAAACTCCGATTTTACCTCCAGTATTGAGTCCACAGGTATCACCATCTAGAGAGTCTTTGGATCACACAGAAGATGAAACAACACCACGTGATTCTGTTATTGATCCAAATATACCAGATGCTTCTGATTGGACTTCCGAACAAGTTTATCAGTATTTCGCTCGTCTTTTTCCAAAAGAAGCTGAAGTTTTTCGTgttcag gaCATTGACGGCCACTCCTTACTACTAATGAAAAGATCCGACGTATTGATCGGACTAGATCTTCTTCTGGGACCAGCTCTCAAGATCTACCGTCacgttttaaaattacaattgcgTCGTGACGAGACACGTTTCTATTGGTTGTAA
- the LOC103580032 gene encoding nucleolar protein dao-5, with protein MSDLIDLTSPEDKKIRGPKLTSPLIPLPGDKDEKPCESQVVRNPIINLEACGNLDDNPFDSELRKTNEFVSKSQDPFEVVWKKSMNTTGESRSLCKSTGDQSGKSKRHADALKMNKTSDGLFVTPSVSLTHKNFSKSKNPLVSIRPPSPDYHELSILDQSYLNDSFLLDCSVTGRPSTDRYLKRLAGDLGVSSPKVNLSQSILNQSTLNDSLSGSSGDDTAIKSIVAQRLASCIQQGIREAEEAVLKTSNDSYHKLRRSLSQGCQLSPHYLSPKAARSQSTAGSRINTSLLSSKNSLLEDPLNNGFLQSSYNTISDLSSIRKLSSASGITGSSSAYTNNTINCAFINSASLSDTEQMKRSINSRLSSSFAEISDLKAKLNLLKAKSSLGSLEKAGSSLTTDPENFVIDHNITSDSVFTDEELKKRDDDKSLATLERMLAKSQESSGSIELPSRIPSDTEVLTDSEIKVVNLIELSSDTSNSTGLNSADKLQSQSSSQLLGKSNDGNSTVDVVRELEKELIAAENKPAAATLLMDLKKLIKAENNYQAIELLKNLEKMLGVKCQSNVDLLEICMARSTSSSASKDNEIKINDAGNSDTSNINNNSKSPQDFKTKTPNDSINKLIAGIQTSLEKLISENVGEPKIVLEKLNKVFSSVVSNENEEKSKLTSPVKTARVYPMNNPGLSRSVSSITRRSVDSPSKKYGGLKRVTSTTQIPEGSSPRRSSSAGRKVRVDSPKKEIKSRLSSSFGHRVAGSRADQVPKDDAPVKIKPVPVLSKTKLRSKKPESETTKGPMKAVIPLGNMHRRASLGKRVAPLITPATPPRARASIGKTSTPNSEEPAFNCLQKPPKTKPLAASTPEGSNKNTRSSLPVAKSPKPSWNISPVTPNAPRTATSPRPTPRTNPRPQFNKNNSCERSQVKMAVSSPRTPKSSPRVTESTKESQKSRASLSSKHSISKLSTRRSEPIRGDLSKSEGSKKLIPEALKESNSPVAKVKPVNLASKFVLRRSGSFKLPEKENKFYK; from the exons ATGAGTGACTTGATAGATTTAACCAGCCCTGAGGACAAAAAAATACGTGGTCCAAAGCTGACGTCACCACTGATCCCTTTGCCAGGTGACAAGGATGAGAAGCCATGCGAATCACAGGTTGTAAGGAACccgataataaatttagaagCTTGTGGAAACCTGGATGACAATCCATTTGATTCGGAGTTGAGAAAAACGAATGAGTTTGTAAGCAAATCCCAAGACCCGTTCGAGGTTGTCTGGAAAAAGTCTATGAACACAACCGGGGAATCTAGATCATTGTGCAAATCAACTGGTGATCAGTCAGGTAAATCCAAACGTCATGCAGACGCTCTGAAGATGAACAAGACGTCAGACGGTTTGTTTGTCACTCCATCAGTGAGTCTaacccataaaaattttagcaaatCTAAAAATCCATTGGTATCTATACGACCACCTAGTCCAGATTATCATGAGCTGTCGATACTGGATCAGTCGTATTTAAATGACAGTTTTCTGCTGGATTGCTCGGTGACGGGAAGACCGAGCACTGATAGATACTTGAAGCGCTTAGCTGGTGATTTAGGAGTCTCGAGTCCTAAAGTTAATTTATCTCAGTCAATTCTCAATCAGTCGACGCTCAATGACAGCCTGTCGGGATCCAGTGGCGATGACACTGCGATAAAGTCGATAGTTGCTCAGCGTCTGGCTTCTTGCATTCAGCAAGGGATCAGAGAAGCTGAAGAAGCTGTTCTAAAAACCAGTAATGACAGCTACCACAAGCTACGCCGGTCTCTGTCTCAAGGCTGTCAGCTCTCCCCGCATTACCTCAGCCCCAAAGCTGCTAGATCACAATCTACGGCTGGCAGCAGGATCAACACAAGTCTGCTGTCGTCTAAAAATTCACTGCTCGAAGATCCACTGAACAACGGATTCTTGCAGTCATCCTACAACACAATATCAGACTTGTCTTCCATCAGAAAGTTGAGCTCCGCGTCTGGTATAACCGGCAGCTCGTCTGCCTACACAAACAACACAATAAACTGCGCGTTCATCAACAGCGCATCGTTATCAGACACTGAGCAAATGAAAAGATCAATCAATTCCCGTCTTTCCTCTTCGTTTGCTGAAATTTCCGACCTGAAAGCTAAACTTAATCTGCTTAAAGCAAAGTCCTCATTAGGGTCCTTGGAAAAAGCCGGAAGTTCTCTAACTACTGATccagaaaattttgttattgatcATAATATTACTTCAGACTCTGTATTTACt GATGAAGAATTGAAAAAGCGGGATGATGATAAATCATTAGCGACACTTGAACGAATGCTTGCTAAATCACAGGAGt cGAGCGGTAGCATTGAATTGCCCTCGAGAATTCCCAGTGATACGGAAGTATTAACAGACAGCgaaataaaagttgtaaacTTGATTGAGCTGTCGTCAGACACATCTAATAGCACGGGTTTAAATTCTGCTGATAAATTACAGTCTCAATCTTCATCGCAATTACTTGGGAAGAGTAATGATGGCAACAGTACTGTCGACGTGGTACGTGAGTTGGAAAAAGAATTGATCGCAGCTGAGAATAAACCAGCCGCTGCGACCTTGCTGATGgatcttaaaaaattgataaaagctgaaaataattatcaggctattgaattacttaaaaatttggagAAAATGCTGGGCGTAAAGTGTCAGAGTAACGTcgatttattggaaatttgcATGGCCAGAAGTACAAGTTCGTCTGCAAGTAaagataatgaaataaaaattaatgatgctGGTAATTCTGATAcctcaaatataaataataattcaaagtcACCTCAggattttaaaactaaaactccAAATGACAGTATCAATAAACTAATAGCAGGTATCCAAACATCACTGGAAAAATTGATATCGGAAAATGTTGGCGAGCCTAAAATAGTATTAGAAAAACTTAACAAAGTATTTAGCAGCGTTGTGTCtaatgaaaatgaagaaaaatcaaaattaacttCACCAGTTAAAACAGCACGTGTTTACCCGATGAATAATCCGGGATTAAGTCGCTCGGTGTCATCCATTACACGCAGGAGTGTTGACAGtccaagtaaaaaatatggcGGATTAAAAAGAGTAACGTCGACGACACAGATACCTGAGGGCTCAAGTCCCCGTAGATCTAGCTCAGCCGGGCGCAAAGTTCGCGTCGACAGTCctaagaaagaaataaagagCCGTTTGTCGTCATCATTTGGTCACCGGGTGGCTGGTTCGCGCGCTGATCAAGTCCCGAAAGATGATGCTccagttaaaataaaacctgTTCCAGTACTCAGCAAAACCAAACTCCGTAGCAAGAAGCCGGAGTCCGAGACCACGAAGGGTCCAATGAAAGCGGTGATTCCCCTGGGTAATATGCATCGACGTGCTTCGCTGGGGAAACGCGTCGCTCCGCTGATTACTCCCGCGACACCTCCACGTGCTCGTGCTTCCATTGGGAAAACCAGCACTCCAAATTCTGAAGAACCGGCTTTTAATTGTCTGCAGAAACCTCCGAAGACTAAACCTCTCGCGGCCTCGACTCCAGAAGGCAGCAATAAAAATACTCGCTCCAGTCTGCCGGTTGCTAAGAGTCCTAAGCCATCGTGGAATATTTCTCCAGTTACTCCGAACGCTCCTAGGACAGCAACAAGTCCTCGTCCCACACCCAGGACTAATCCTCGCcctcaatttaataaaaataattcctgCGAacg GTCACAAGTTAAAATGGCTGTTTCATCACCGAGGACTCCCAAGTCATCTCCGAGAGTAACGGAGAGTACTAAAGAATCTCAAAAATCACGAGCGAGCTTATCATCGAAGCACTCAATCAGTAAACTTTCTACTCGTCGTTCAGAACCAATTCGAGGCGATTTATCAAAAAGCGAAggctcgaaaaaattaatacccGAAGCTCTGAAGGAGAGCAACAGTCCAGTTGCTAAAGTCAAGCCTGTTAATTTA gcTTCCAAGTTCGTTTTGCGTCGAAGCGGAAGTTTCAAGCTACcggaaaaagaaaataaattttacaaataa